The following coding sequences are from one Kosakonia sp. H02 window:
- a CDS encoding enoyl-CoA hydratase-related protein — translation MKILLLCSAFNGLSQRFFVELTDAGHQVAVIVFANNEDLEQRLKDDPPDIIIAPFLKRAIPEHVWQQFKCFILHPGIIGDRGPSSLDWAILEGWNEWGVTLLEANAVMDAGDIWATRTFPLPPMAKSQIYRHLVTDAAVACLWELIDKLNAGQQKGEPLDYASAYTRGRERKPVTTAARTLDWNTDTTSTLLRKIWASDSIPGASTVLAGVPVRVFNVWQADADVAKMRGRSGDIFARSKDALCVATADGALWIGHLRRTDDHPLAQVKLPAAVVLAQELPALGPLATLPVTHPDRAWLERRGRIGILHFPLLNGAFTTNDSLALCALFGQAAQDTSLDAIILAGGDDFWSNGIELNSIHVADNPAEEGWASINAIDDLAAAILACHHKLVISAVNANAGAGGAMLMLAADRVMMRSGVVINPHYKTMGLFGSELWTLTLPWRVGAEMAHALTENCMPLSARHAASIGMVDSVIDTSRSAFLETVIAQVSEMISPAQLPIYQQEKLLNQHAMRHERSPDNYRREELVKMRANFFDDDLNFSSRRKAFVMKHPPCKLPDHLQRYNLTCSTPAPEACECQQES, via the coding sequence ATGAAAATTCTCCTACTTTGCAGTGCGTTTAATGGCTTGTCTCAACGTTTTTTTGTTGAACTGACCGATGCCGGACACCAGGTGGCGGTCATTGTTTTCGCTAATAATGAAGACCTTGAACAGAGGCTAAAAGACGACCCGCCCGACATCATCATTGCGCCGTTCTTAAAACGCGCCATCCCTGAGCACGTCTGGCAGCAATTCAAATGCTTTATCCTGCATCCAGGCATTATCGGCGATCGTGGCCCAAGCTCTCTCGACTGGGCCATCCTTGAAGGATGGAACGAATGGGGCGTCACCCTGCTTGAGGCCAATGCGGTAATGGATGCAGGCGACATCTGGGCCACGCGCACGTTCCCCCTCCCGCCGATGGCAAAGAGCCAGATTTATCGACACCTCGTCACAGACGCCGCCGTGGCCTGCTTATGGGAGCTTATAGACAAACTGAACGCCGGGCAGCAGAAAGGCGAGCCCCTTGATTATGCCAGCGCATACACGCGGGGACGTGAGCGAAAGCCCGTGACCACAGCCGCACGTACCCTCGACTGGAACACCGATACCACCAGCACACTTCTGCGTAAAATATGGGCCAGTGACAGCATACCGGGCGCATCCACCGTGCTTGCTGGCGTACCGGTGCGCGTTTTTAATGTCTGGCAAGCGGATGCGGATGTCGCAAAAATGCGCGGGCGCTCAGGTGATATTTTCGCGCGCTCAAAGGATGCCCTTTGCGTGGCAACAGCGGATGGCGCGTTATGGATTGGACATTTGCGTCGCACAGATGACCATCCGCTAGCCCAGGTAAAACTGCCGGCAGCGGTGGTACTGGCTCAGGAACTGCCCGCGCTTGGGCCGTTGGCAACTTTGCCTGTAACGCATCCCGACAGGGCATGGCTGGAACGCCGCGGTCGAATCGGCATCCTCCATTTTCCGCTGCTAAACGGCGCATTCACGACCAATGATTCGCTGGCATTATGCGCTCTGTTCGGGCAAGCCGCACAAGACACGAGCCTGGATGCCATTATTCTTGCCGGCGGGGACGATTTCTGGTCAAACGGTATTGAGCTTAATTCCATTCACGTAGCGGATAATCCCGCCGAGGAGGGATGGGCTTCGATCAACGCGATTGACGATCTTGCCGCGGCGATCCTCGCCTGCCATCACAAACTGGTCATCAGTGCGGTCAATGCCAACGCCGGCGCGGGCGGTGCCATGCTCATGCTGGCAGCCGATCGGGTCATGATGCGATCTGGGGTGGTTATCAACCCGCATTACAAAACGATGGGGCTGTTTGGTTCCGAACTCTGGACGCTCACCTTACCGTGGCGAGTCGGGGCAGAAATGGCCCACGCGCTGACCGAAAATTGTATGCCGCTTAGCGCCCGCCATGCCGCATCGATTGGCATGGTTGATAGCGTTATTGACACTTCCCGCTCAGCGTTTCTCGAAACGGTTATCGCCCAGGTTTCTGAGATGATTTCACCTGCACAATTGCCCATATACCAGCAGGAAAAACTGCTTAACCAACATGCCATGCGCCATGAACGCTCACCGGATAATTACCGCCGGGAAGAGCTGGTAAAAATGCGTGCGAACTTTTTCGATGATGATCTGAATTTTTCATCGCGCAGAAAGGCGTTTGTAATGAAACACCCCCCCTGCAAATTGCCCGATCATTTGCAGCGATATAACCTCACTTGCTCCACTCCAGCGCCGGAAGCGTGCGAATGTCAGCAAGAAAGTTAG
- a CDS encoding Kdo(2)-lipid IV(A) acyltransferase, whose protein sequence is MTYLPKFSASLLHPRYWATWFGIGMLWLVVQLPYPVIYRLGCGIGYFAQRVMKRRVIIARRNIELCFPQMSEAEREKMVVKNFESVGMGLLETGMAWFWSDRRMRRWMDVSNFEHVRNVQVQGRGILLIGVHFLTLEIGARMFGLNEPGIGVYRPNDNPVIDLLQTWGRMRSNKSMIDRKDLKGMIRALKAGDVVWYAPDHDYGPRASVFAPFFAVEEAASTSGTWMLARTSQACIVPFVPRRKPDAKGYELIMLEPECSPPLDDAQTTAAWMNKVVERCILMAPEQYMWLHRRFKTRPEGVPSRY, encoded by the coding sequence ATGACGTATTTACCCAAATTTTCGGCATCGCTGCTGCACCCCCGCTACTGGGCAACCTGGTTCGGAATTGGCATGCTGTGGTTGGTCGTTCAACTCCCCTATCCCGTTATTTATCGCCTCGGCTGCGGCATTGGTTACTTTGCGCAACGCGTGATGAAACGCCGAGTCATCATTGCGCGTCGCAATATTGAGCTCTGCTTCCCGCAAATGAGCGAAGCAGAACGCGAGAAAATGGTGGTTAAAAACTTCGAGTCTGTTGGCATGGGCCTGCTGGAAACCGGCATGGCCTGGTTCTGGTCCGATCGCCGTATGCGCCGCTGGATGGACGTTTCAAACTTTGAACATGTGCGCAACGTGCAGGTGCAAGGGCGCGGCATTTTGCTGATTGGCGTGCATTTCTTAACCCTGGAAATCGGGGCACGCATGTTTGGCTTAAATGAGCCGGGCATTGGCGTTTACCGTCCCAATGACAACCCGGTTATCGATCTGCTGCAAACCTGGGGTCGTATGCGTTCCAATAAAAGCATGATCGACCGTAAAGACCTCAAAGGTATGATCCGCGCCCTGAAAGCGGGCGACGTTGTCTGGTATGCGCCAGATCATGATTACGGCCCGCGTGCCAGCGTCTTCGCGCCATTCTTCGCGGTAGAAGAAGCCGCTTCCACTTCCGGCACCTGGATGCTGGCGCGCACATCGCAAGCCTGTATCGTCCCTTTTGTTCCTCGTCGTAAACCAGACGCCAAAGGTTATGAGTTGATCATGCTTGAGCCAGAGTGCTCACCACCGCTGGACGATGCACAAACCACCGCCGCCTGGATGAATAAAGTGGTTGAGCGCTGCATTTTAATGGCCCCTGAGCAATATATGTGGCTGCACCGCCGCTTCAAAACCCGCCCCGAAGGGGTGCCATCCCGCTACTGA
- a CDS encoding rhodanese-related sulfurtransferase, which produces MPVLHNRISNDELKARMLAETEPRVTVSFYKYFSVVDPKATRDALYQTLAQLSVFGRVYLAHEGINAQVSVPQSKFDAFRQALYTFDPALDGLRLNIAIDDDGKSFWVLRMKVRDRIVADGIDDESFDASNVGDYLKAAEVNAMLDDPEAIFIDMRNHYEYEVGHFDRALEIPADTFREQLPKAVEMMQEHKDKKIVMYCTGGIRCEKASAWMKHNGFSKVWHIEGGIIEYARRAREQGLPVRFIGKNFVFDERMGERISDDVIAHCHQCGAPCDMHTNCRNDGCHLLFIQCPSCAEKFNGCCSEQCLEESMLPEEEQRKRRAGRENGNKIFNKSRGRLNTKLGIPDPE; this is translated from the coding sequence ATGCCAGTGTTACATAACCGCATCTCCAATGATGAACTGAAAGCCCGCATGCTCGCCGAAACTGAGCCGCGCGTTACCGTCTCCTTTTATAAGTACTTTTCGGTCGTCGACCCGAAAGCGACGCGCGATGCGCTGTATCAGACATTAGCGCAACTGAGCGTTTTTGGGCGCGTCTATCTCGCCCATGAAGGCATTAACGCGCAGGTCAGCGTGCCGCAAAGCAAGTTTGATGCTTTCCGTCAGGCGCTTTATACCTTCGATCCGGCGCTCGACGGTTTGCGTCTGAATATCGCCATTGATGATGACGGCAAATCCTTCTGGGTGCTGCGCATGAAGGTGCGCGATCGGATCGTGGCGGACGGTATAGACGATGAAAGCTTCGATGCCAGCAATGTCGGGGACTATCTGAAAGCCGCAGAAGTGAACGCGATGCTCGACGATCCTGAAGCGATTTTCATTGATATGCGTAACCACTATGAATATGAAGTGGGCCATTTCGACCGCGCGCTGGAAATCCCTGCCGATACCTTTCGCGAACAGTTGCCGAAAGCGGTTGAGATGATGCAGGAGCATAAAGATAAGAAGATTGTCATGTACTGCACCGGCGGGATCCGCTGCGAAAAAGCGAGTGCGTGGATGAAGCATAACGGCTTCAGCAAAGTGTGGCATATCGAAGGCGGCATTATTGAATATGCGCGCCGCGCCCGTGAACAAGGGTTGCCGGTCCGCTTTATCGGCAAAAATTTCGTTTTCGACGAGCGTATGGGCGAGCGCATTTCCGATGACGTTATCGCGCATTGCCACCAGTGCGGCGCACCGTGCGATATGCATACTAATTGCCGTAACGACGGTTGCCATCTGCTGTTTATTCAGTGCCCGAGTTGTGCTGAGAAATTCAACGGCTGTTGCAGCGAGCAGTGCCTGGAAGAGAGCATGTTGCCGGAAGAAGAGCAGCGCAAACGCCGTGCCGGTCGGGAAAACGGCAATAAAATCTTCAACAAATCACGCGGTCGCCTGAACACCAAACTGGGCATCCCGGACCCGGAATAA
- a CDS encoding YceI family protein has protein sequence MKKILPGLALASLLFTTGSAIAADYKIDKEGQHAFVNFRIQHLGYSWLYGTFKDFDGTFTFDEANPAADKVNVTINTNSVDTNHAERDKHLRSAEFLNVAKFPQATFTSTSVKKEGDELDITGNLTLNGVTKPVELEAKLIGQGDDPWGGVRAGFEASGKIKLKDFNITTDLGPASQDVELIISLEGVRQK, from the coding sequence ATGAAGAAGATCCTGCCGGGACTCGCTCTCGCCTCGCTGCTGTTTACTACCGGTTCGGCTATCGCTGCGGACTACAAAATCGACAAAGAAGGGCAACACGCCTTCGTTAATTTCCGCATCCAGCATCTGGGCTATAGCTGGTTGTACGGAACGTTTAAAGATTTCGACGGTACGTTTACCTTCGACGAAGCGAATCCCGCCGCCGATAAGGTCAATGTCACCATTAATACCAACAGCGTGGATACCAACCACGCCGAGCGCGATAAACACCTGCGCAGTGCGGAGTTTCTGAACGTGGCGAAATTTCCGCAGGCGACATTTACGTCAACGTCAGTGAAAAAAGAGGGCGATGAGCTGGATATTACCGGCAACCTGACGCTCAACGGCGTGACCAAACCGGTAGAACTTGAAGCGAAGCTGATTGGCCAGGGTGACGATCCGTGGGGCGGCGTACGCGCGGGCTTTGAAGCGTCCGGCAAAATTAAGCTGAAAGACTTTAATATCACCACCGATCTTGGCCCGGCATCGCAGGATGTTGAGCTGATTATTTCGCTAGAAGGTGTGCGTCAGAAGTAA
- a CDS encoding cytochrome b — translation MQLHNSPVRYGVISMTLHWLIAIVVYGIFALGLWMVTLSYYDGWYHQAPELHKSIGVLLMFALVIRVIWRFISPPPPPLSSYSRLTHIGAVVAHIALYLLLFAIVFSGYLISTADGKPISVFGLFDIPATLADAGSQADLAGTVHLWLAWSVVVLSVLHGLAAFKHHFIDKDATLKRMLGKSSPDSGA, via the coding sequence ATGCAATTACATAACTCTCCCGTGCGCTATGGGGTTATTTCCATGACGCTCCATTGGCTCATTGCAATTGTGGTGTATGGCATATTCGCCCTGGGGCTGTGGATGGTGACGCTTAGCTATTACGATGGCTGGTATCATCAGGCTCCCGAGTTGCATAAAAGTATTGGCGTTCTGCTCATGTTCGCGCTGGTCATCCGCGTTATCTGGCGTTTTATCTCCCCGCCGCCACCGCCGCTCAGCAGCTATTCCCGATTGACGCATATCGGCGCGGTTGTCGCCCATATCGCCCTTTATCTCTTGTTGTTTGCCATTGTATTCAGCGGTTATCTGATTTCGACCGCCGACGGCAAACCGATTAGCGTGTTCGGGCTGTTTGATATTCCTGCAACGCTGGCGGATGCCGGTTCGCAGGCGGATCTGGCAGGCACTGTTCATCTGTGGCTGGCATGGAGTGTGGTTGTGCTTTCCGTTTTGCACGGCCTTGCCGCCTTTAAACACCATTTCATTGATAAAGACGCCACTCTCAAGCGCATGCTGGGAAAATCGTCACCTGACTCTGGAGCATAA
- the solA gene encoding N-methyl-L-tryptophan oxidase, with protein sequence MKYDLIIIGSGSVGAAAGYYATLSGLNVLMTDAHLPPHQEGSHHGDTRLIRHAYGEGEKYVPLVLRAQTLWDELTTESGEAVFERTGVINIGPADSTFLANVAQSAEQWKLTLEKLDAPSLMARWPEIRVPENYIGLFETDSGVLRSELAIKTWIRLAEQAGCAQLFNCPVTALHHHEDGVRIETPEGTFHGKKLLVSAGTWVQKLLPALPVQPVRKVFAWFQADGRYSTKNHFPAFTGEMPNGEQYYGFPAEENELKIGRHNGGQMIDDAQQRTPFGAEPTDGSECFGFLRQFLPGIGGCLYGASCTYDNSPDEDFIIDTLPDQPNTLVITGLSGHGFKFAPVLGEIASAFAQGKNTPFDLQPFSLARFGK encoded by the coding sequence ATGAAGTACGATTTGATTATTATCGGCAGCGGCTCTGTCGGCGCGGCGGCGGGATATTACGCCACCCTAAGCGGGCTAAATGTGCTGATGACCGATGCGCATTTACCGCCGCACCAGGAAGGCAGCCATCACGGCGATACGCGTTTAATCCGCCATGCTTATGGTGAAGGTGAAAAATATGTCCCGCTGGTATTACGCGCGCAGACGCTTTGGGATGAACTGACCACAGAGAGTGGCGAAGCGGTATTTGAGCGGACCGGCGTCATTAATATTGGCCCGGCAGATTCCACTTTTCTTGCCAATGTTGCGCAAAGTGCAGAGCAGTGGAAGCTGACGCTGGAAAAACTCGATGCACCCTCGCTGATGGCGCGCTGGCCAGAAATCCGCGTTCCGGAGAATTATATCGGCCTGTTTGAAACCGACTCCGGCGTGTTGCGTAGCGAGTTGGCGATTAAAACCTGGATCCGTCTCGCAGAACAGGCTGGCTGTGCGCAACTGTTTAACTGCCCGGTCACCGCCCTGCATCACCATGAGGACGGCGTCAGGATTGAAACGCCAGAAGGCACATTCCACGGTAAAAAGTTGCTGGTCAGCGCAGGCACCTGGGTGCAAAAGCTGCTTCCTGCCCTGCCTGTTCAGCCTGTGCGTAAAGTTTTCGCCTGGTTCCAGGCCGATGGGCGTTACAGTACCAAAAACCACTTTCCAGCCTTCACCGGCGAAATGCCAAACGGCGAGCAATATTATGGCTTTCCTGCTGAAGAGAACGAGCTAAAAATCGGTCGTCATAATGGTGGCCAGATGATTGATGATGCCCAACAGCGCACCCCGTTTGGCGCAGAGCCGACCGATGGTTCCGAGTGCTTTGGTTTTCTGCGCCAGTTTCTGCCCGGCATCGGCGGCTGCCTGTACGGTGCGTCCTGCACCTACGATAATTCGCCAGATGAAGATTTTATTATCGATACCCTGCCCGATCAGCCGAACACGCTGGTGATCACCGGTCTAAGCGGCCACGGTTTTAAATTCGCACCGGTACTGGGTGAAATCGCCAGCGCATTTGCGCAGGGTAAAAATACGCCTTTTGATTTGCAGCCCTTTTCGCTTGCCCGTTTTGGCAAATAA
- the bssS gene encoding biofilm formation regulator BssS: MVKNNEVIQTHPLIGWDISTVDSYDALMLRLHYQTPNRAAQEETEVGQTLWLTTDVARQFISILEAGIAKIESGDYQEDEYRRH, from the coding sequence ATGGTAAAGAATAATGAAGTCATCCAGACCCATCCACTGATTGGATGGGACATCAGCACCGTGGATAGTTACGACGCCCTGATGCTCCGGTTGCATTACCAGACCCCAAACAGAGCCGCTCAGGAAGAGACCGAAGTCGGCCAGACGTTGTGGTTAACGACCGATGTTGCCCGCCAGTTTATTTCTATTCTCGAAGCGGGCATTGCCAAGATTGAATCAGGCGATTACCAGGAAGATGAGTATCGCAGGCATTAG
- the dinI gene encoding DNA damage-inducible protein I, which yields MRIEVTIAKTTSLPPGAIDALAGELSRRLNNCYPDRENKISVRYAAANNLSVLGGAKEDKDRISEILQETWESADDWFITD from the coding sequence ATGCGTATTGAAGTGACGATTGCCAAAACCACATCCTTACCGCCGGGTGCTATCGACGCGCTGGCTGGCGAGTTATCCCGCCGTTTGAATAATTGCTATCCCGATCGCGAAAATAAAATTTCGGTTCGTTATGCCGCAGCAAATAATCTTTCCGTTCTCGGTGGCGCAAAAGAAGATAAAGACCGTATCAGCGAAATCCTGCAAGAGACCTGGGAGAGCGCTGATGACTGGTTTATCACCGATTAA
- the pyrC gene encoding dihydroorotase codes for MTQSQVLKIRRPDDWHVHLRDGDMLKTVVPWTSETYARAIVMPNLAPPVTTVDAAIAYRQRILDAVPAGQRFEPLMTCYLTDSLNADEIERGFNEKVFTAAKLYPANATTNSSHGVTSIDAIMPVLERMEKLGMPLLVHGEVTHAEIDIFDREARFIDTVMEPLRQRLPGLKVVFEHITTKDAAEYVRDGNELLAATITPQHLMFNRNHMLVGGVRPHLYCLPILKRNIHQQALRELVASGFDRAFLGTDSAPHARHRKEASCGCAGCFNAPTALGSYATVFEEMNALQHFEAFCSLNGPRFYGLPVNDTFIELVREESVVPETIALPEDTLVPFLAGETVRWRVKR; via the coding sequence ATGACACAATCCCAGGTTTTGAAAATCCGCCGTCCTGACGACTGGCATGTCCATTTACGTGACGGTGATATGCTAAAAACCGTGGTGCCGTGGACCAGCGAAACCTACGCTCGCGCCATTGTCATGCCCAACCTTGCTCCTCCTGTCACCACCGTCGATGCCGCCATTGCCTATCGCCAGCGCATTCTTGATGCTGTGCCTGCCGGGCAGCGCTTTGAGCCGCTGATGACCTGCTACCTGACCGACAGCCTGAACGCCGATGAAATTGAGCGCGGTTTTAATGAAAAGGTGTTCACCGCAGCAAAACTTTATCCGGCCAATGCCACCACCAACTCCAGCCACGGCGTAACCAGCATTGATGCCATTATGCCGGTGCTGGAGCGCATGGAAAAACTGGGCATGCCGCTGCTGGTGCATGGCGAAGTGACGCATGCTGAAATCGATATTTTCGATCGCGAAGCGCGCTTTATCGACACGGTAATGGAGCCGCTGCGCCAGCGGTTGCCGGGTCTGAAAGTGGTGTTCGAACATATCACCACCAAAGATGCCGCAGAGTACGTGCGCGATGGTAATGAATTGCTGGCAGCGACCATTACCCCGCAGCATCTGATGTTTAACCGCAACCATATGCTGGTGGGCGGTGTGCGCCCGCATCTCTACTGCCTGCCTATTCTGAAGCGCAATATCCACCAGCAGGCGCTGCGTGAACTGGTCGCCAGCGGATTTGATCGCGCATTTCTCGGCACCGATTCCGCCCCACATGCCCGCCATCGCAAAGAAGCAAGCTGCGGCTGCGCAGGCTGTTTTAACGCGCCGACCGCACTCGGCAGTTATGCCACCGTGTTTGAAGAGATGAACGCATTGCAGCACTTTGAAGCGTTCTGCTCCCTGAACGGGCCGCGTTTCTATGGCCTGCCGGTGAATGACACCTTTATTGAACTGGTGCGTGAAGAGAGCGTTGTGCCGGAAACCATTGCTTTGCCGGAAGATACATTGGTGCCATTCCTGGCAGGCGAAACTGTGCGCTGGCGCGTGAAGCGTTAA
- a CDS encoding lipoprotein — translation MKKMIFAAALLVSGVLVGCNQLTQYTISEQEINQALQKRNDFAKDIGVPGVADAHIVLNNLTSEIGREEPNKVTLTGDANLDMTSLFGNQKAIIKLKLKALPVFDKEKGAIFLQEMEVVNATVTPEKMQAVLQTVMPYLNQSLRNYFNQRPAYVLKEDSSKGEALAKKYAKGIEVKPGEIIIPLTD, via the coding sequence ATGAAGAAGATGATTTTTGCCGCTGCATTATTGGTGAGCGGTGTGCTGGTGGGTTGCAATCAGTTGACGCAATACACCATCAGCGAACAGGAAATTAACCAGGCGCTGCAAAAACGTAATGACTTCGCCAAGGATATTGGTGTACCGGGTGTGGCCGATGCACATATTGTTCTCAACAATCTGACCAGTGAAATTGGGCGTGAAGAGCCGAACAAAGTGACCTTAACGGGCGACGCGAATCTCGACATGACGTCCCTCTTCGGTAACCAGAAAGCTATTATCAAACTGAAGCTAAAAGCACTGCCGGTGTTTGATAAAGAAAAAGGCGCAATTTTCCTGCAAGAGATGGAAGTGGTGAATGCGACAGTCACGCCGGAAAAAATGCAGGCCGTTTTACAGACCGTGATGCCGTATCTGAACCAGTCGTTGCGTAACTACTTTAATCAACGCCCTGCCTATGTTCTGAAAGAGGACAGCAGTAAAGGCGAAGCGCTGGCGAAAAAATATGCCAAAGGTATTGAGGTGAAGCCAGGTGAAATTATTATCCCGCTTACCGACTGA
- the grxB gene encoding glutaredoxin 2, whose amino-acid sequence MKLYIYDHCPFCVKARMIFGLKNIPVELNVLLNDDEDTPTKMVGQKMAPILQKDDSRYLPESMDIVHYVDKLDGKPLLTGKRNPKVEEWLRKVNGYVNKLLIPRFAKAAFDEFSTPQARAYFVAKKEATIGDFAEHLAHSPGLVKNISDDLRALDKLIVQPNAVNGELSEDDIHLFPLLRNLTIVSGITWPSKVADYRDNMAKQTQVNLLSSMAI is encoded by the coding sequence GTGAAACTCTACATTTACGATCACTGCCCTTTCTGTGTTAAAGCCCGCATGATTTTTGGCCTTAAGAACATCCCGGTTGAACTCAATGTGCTGCTCAATGACGATGAAGACACGCCGACCAAAATGGTTGGTCAGAAAATGGCGCCTATTCTGCAAAAAGATGACAGCCGTTATCTGCCTGAAAGCATGGATATTGTGCATTATGTCGACAAACTCGACGGCAAACCGCTGCTCACCGGCAAGCGCAATCCGAAGGTGGAAGAGTGGCTGCGCAAGGTGAATGGCTATGTGAATAAGCTATTGATCCCGCGCTTTGCCAAAGCTGCCTTTGATGAGTTCTCCACGCCACAGGCACGGGCGTATTTCGTCGCTAAAAAAGAGGCAACCATCGGTGATTTCGCCGAACATCTCGCCCATTCACCAGGCCTTGTGAAAAATATCAGCGACGATCTGCGTGCGCTGGATAAGCTCATTGTGCAGCCCAATGCCGTGAATGGTGAGTTGTCAGAGGACGATATCCACCTCTTCCCGCTGCTGCGTAACCTGACCATTGTTAGCGGCATTACCTGGCCGTCTAAGGTGGCAGATTACCGCGACAATATGGCAAAACAGACGCAGGTTAACCTGCTCTCCTCAATGGCTATCTAA
- the mdtH gene encoding multidrug efflux MFS transporter MdtH — translation MARISQARSLGKYFLLVDNMLVVLGFFVVFPLISIRFVDQLGWAALMVGIALGLRQFIQQGLGIFGGAIADRFGAKPLIVTGMLMRAGGFVAMGVAHEPWILWLSCILSGLGGTLFDPPRSALVVKLVRPNQRSRFFSLLMMQDSAGAVIGALLGSWLLQYDFRLVCAAGALMFVLCAAFNAWLLPAWKLSTVKAPVREGLARVLRDKKFVTYVLTLTGYYMLAVQVMLMLPIMVNDIAGSPAAVKWMYAIEACLSLTLLYPIARWSEKRFRLEHRLMFGLLVMSFSLLPIGMVGTLQQLFTLICTFYIGSIIAEPARETLSAQLADSRARGSYMGFSRLGLAFGGALGYAGGGWLFDAGKAFNQPELPWTMLAVIGLTTSMALLWQFGQKRVRPPMPEPGV, via the coding sequence ATGGCGCGCATCTCGCAGGCAAGGAGCCTGGGTAAATATTTCCTGCTTGTTGATAACATGCTGGTGGTACTCGGCTTTTTTGTTGTCTTTCCCCTGATTTCCATTCGTTTTGTTGATCAACTAGGTTGGGCCGCCTTAATGGTCGGCATTGCGCTCGGTTTACGCCAGTTTATTCAGCAGGGTTTGGGCATTTTCGGCGGTGCGATTGCCGACCGTTTTGGCGCTAAGCCATTAATCGTGACCGGCATGCTGATGCGCGCAGGCGGTTTCGTGGCGATGGGCGTTGCGCATGAACCATGGATATTATGGCTCTCCTGCATTCTTTCCGGGTTGGGTGGCACATTATTTGACCCGCCGCGGTCCGCGCTGGTGGTCAAACTGGTGCGTCCGAACCAGCGCAGCCGGTTTTTCTCACTGCTAATGATGCAAGACAGCGCCGGGGCGGTGATTGGCGCACTGCTCGGCAGTTGGCTGCTGCAATATGACTTTCGCCTGGTGTGCGCGGCAGGTGCGTTGATGTTTGTGCTCTGCGCCGCGTTTAACGCCTGGCTACTGCCCGCGTGGAAACTGTCGACGGTGAAAGCGCCGGTGCGCGAAGGCCTGGCCCGGGTGCTGCGTGATAAAAAGTTTGTCACGTATGTGCTGACGCTGACGGGCTACTACATGCTGGCGGTGCAGGTGATGTTGATGCTGCCGATCATGGTCAACGATATTGCCGGTTCACCGGCGGCGGTGAAATGGATGTACGCCATTGAAGCCTGCTTATCGCTAACGCTGCTCTACCCGATTGCCCGCTGGAGTGAAAAACGTTTTCGCCTTGAGCATCGCCTGATGTTTGGCCTGCTGGTGATGTCCTTCAGCCTGTTGCCGATTGGCATGGTGGGCACGCTGCAACAATTGTTCACATTGATCTGCACCTTTTATATCGGGTCAATTATCGCCGAACCGGCACGGGAAACATTGAGCGCGCAACTGGCTGATTCCCGTGCGCGCGGCAGTTATATGGGCTTTAGCCGCCTGGGTCTGGCCTTCGGCGGCGCGCTCGGTTATGCCGGGGGTGGCTGGCTATTTGATGCCGGAAAAGCCTTTAACCAGCCGGAATTACCGTGGACCATGCTGGCCGTCATCGGCCTGACAACCTCGATGGCGCTGTTATGGCAGTTTGGTCAGAAGCGCGTACGCCCACCGATGCCCGAACCCGGGGTCTGA
- the rimJ gene encoding ribosomal protein S5-alanine N-acetyltransferase, with protein sequence MFGYRSNVPKVRLVTDRLVVRLVHERDAWRLADYYAENRQFLKPWEPVRDESHCYPSGWQARLGMINEFHKQGSAFYFALFDPDEKEIIGVANFSNVVRGSFHACYLGYSIGQKWQGQGLMFEALTAAIRYMQRTQHMHRIMANYMPHNKRSGDLLARLGFEKEGYAKSYLLIDGQWRDHVLTALTAQEWTPGR encoded by the coding sequence ATGTTTGGCTATCGCAGTAATGTGCCGAAAGTACGCTTAGTAACAGACAGATTAGTGGTGCGCCTGGTTCACGAGCGCGATGCCTGGCGGCTTGCGGATTATTACGCGGAAAATCGCCAGTTTTTAAAACCCTGGGAACCCGTGCGCGACGAGAGCCATTGTTATCCTTCCGGCTGGCAGGCGCGCCTCGGCATGATCAATGAATTCCATAAACAAGGCTCGGCATTTTATTTTGCGCTGTTCGATCCCGACGAAAAAGAAATCATCGGCGTGGCGAATTTTTCAAATGTGGTGCGCGGATCGTTTCACGCTTGTTATTTGGGTTATTCCATCGGGCAAAAGTGGCAGGGACAGGGATTAATGTTTGAAGCGCTGACGGCCGCGATCCGCTATATGCAACGCACGCAACACATGCATCGCATAATGGCAAACTACATGCCGCACAATAAACGCAGTGGGGATCTACTGGCGAGACTCGGGTTTGAAAAAGAGGGCTATGCCAAATCCTATTTATTGATTGATGGGCAGTGGCGCGATCACGTGCTCACGGCATTAACCGCGCAAGAATGGACCCCCGGTCGTTAA